One part of the Rutidosis leptorrhynchoides isolate AG116_Rl617_1_P2 chromosome 1, CSIRO_AGI_Rlap_v1, whole genome shotgun sequence genome encodes these proteins:
- the LOC139866234 gene encoding zinc finger protein 8 — MEKTDRETHDFMNVESFSQLPFIRPSPHKEKGIRLFGKEVGGGSDSSTMINDEFNVNDTTTTTQEDQSKETNESSRKFECHYCCRNFPTSQALGGHQNAHKRERQHAKRAHLQSTMVNGSFSEAQMYGLMNYHRFTTTSTPIPPPYYHHTNPNSTITNSYNHRFYGNNSSYNSHHQTPINGSPLGLWRSPNAQNSTFNRDHLINPSSLISSNDGLRASRISASSSFMYDSKPSVQDQVSLDLHL, encoded by the coding sequence ATGGAGAAAACCGACCGAGAAACTCACGATTTTATGAACGTTGAATCGTTCTCTCAACTTCCCTTCATCCGACCCTCACCACACAAGGAAAAAGGCATCCGTTTATTCGGTAAAGAAGTTGGTGGTGGTAGTGATTCATCTACCATGATCAACGACGAATTCAATGTTAATGACACCACAACCACAACTCAAGAAGATCAATCAAAAGAAACTAACGAAAGTAGCCGGAAATTCGAGTGTCATTATTGTTGTAGAAACTTCCCTACTTCCCAAGCTTTAGGTGGACATCAAAATGCACACAAAAGAGAAAGACAACATGCTAAAAGAGCTCATCTTCAGTCAACCATGGTCAACGGTAGTTTTTCAGAAGCACAAATGTATGGTCTTATGAACTACCACCGTTTCACCACTACTTCTACACCTATCCCACCACCCTATTACCACCACACAAACCCTAATTCTACTATCACTAATAGCTACAATCATAGGTTTTATGGAAACAATTCATCTTACAATTCACATCATCAAACACCTATAAATGGTAGTCCACTAGGGTTATGGAGATCCCCAAATGCCCAAAACTCGACGTTTAATCGTGACCATTTGATTAATCCGTCTTCATTAATATCTTCAAATGATGGGTTAAGAGCATCAAGAATCTCGGCTAGCTCAAGTTTTATGTACGATTCGAAGCCAAGTGTTCAAGATCAAGTTAGTCTTGACTTGCATCTGTGA